In the Diadema setosum chromosome 11, eeDiaSeto1, whole genome shotgun sequence genome, CTTCAATCTTGCAGCATTGTACTTGTTTATGTTACGTTCATTTGTTTATTCTAGATGGGTTGTATGGTTCCCGATGACAACGAAACAGACTCGTTAGTACGCCAAGTGTAAAGCAActgatttaaacaaaataaaatcacgaCCTCCGTCTGAAGGTTAAGAGTCTTTGATATTCACCGTATCCCCGGCGTGCTCCCTTTGAAGCGCGAAGTTTTCGATAAAGGTGCGATTAGCATGATTAGCATCTTCCTTACCCCCAGGGAGTGGAGTGCGACAGATGAACTTTGAGGAGGATTGAAGCACATactttttgtgactttttttttttcaataatcaaCAAAGTCTGTCACCACCATATTACACCGTCCAATGGTATCAATTTCAATGTGTGAGCTTGTCTGGGAATGTTCTAAAGGTTTACATTCAGAAAGATGGTTCATACCAGGtgtgaaaaaaagatatcaaagaatCCTTCCTCGACGTGTGAAACGCAGTGGACGTTTAAGTGAGATTATAATCtgttgagcccccccccccccttcccctctctctttctctctgcgaTTCTGTGCGTTGTGCGTACGCCATCAAGGGGGTAATTCTCCTCGCGTAATTACGACTGTCTTAAATTGATACGCGCCCCGCTCTGGGTGAGGGTTTACTATATCCCCAAGGATGATCAAGTATTCATGAACTAATCATTGAaaattctctcttttcttcacaCCAGCGAAGTAGCCATCCAGAAGGGAGGGTTACTGAGAAGACACAGctgaaggagaaggagaaagagaagaagaagaagaagaagaagaaaaaggaaacgaAGTCATCTTTGAGGACACCATAGAAGCTTTGGGACAGGTCTGCCTCTATACATTAACACGCTTACAATTGCGGAAGCGAAGACACATGCGGAATAAATCGAATCGGACTACTAGTATCAGTGGACATGCTACATTAGGAGGAAGATGACAAAACGAAGTAGACTGTGTAAATCCAGAGAAGGGCAAACTAATGTTACATTGGGGCACCTTGCATCATTAGACATGCTGAGACGCCCGATCTTCAGGACATGACTTGCAACTATTCTCGTATTACTTTCCTTGTTTCCAAAGTACTTCTTGTATTTTATTCTTTCCTCACTGTTTTTCTTGATTATCtgattccctttttttttccatttttttttccaaatcagcactcctcctcctcttcgtACTCCTTTCTTGTAAAACAAGGTCCACTGAACTTTtgtcgttattgttgttgttgatgttgttttttgttgttttttctttgtttgtttttgttttgtttttatcgaGGGCCATTCTGGATATCAAGGGTCGATGTACAATATACCCCCATCCACTCTGATGTGAAGAATCTCAGGGCGGAACTCTTAAAGAATCATAGCTTTgtgattttttatatttcttttttcccattttccccattttctaaaagagctaaACATGTGAGGGGGTTGCAGCATCTGTAAGAGATTACTGACTTCCTTTCTCCAGCACCAATCACATAGGAAATCAACGCGTTCACTGTATCTAATgcactaataaaaaaaaaaaagaactcataACTTACCCCCAAAACCCTCAAAAATTTCCGCATCCCTCAGAAGACCAAAAAACATTGATCGCATTcacttaaacacacacacacacacactacacacacacacacacacacacacacgcacgcacacacacacacacacacacacacacacacaacacacacacacacacataaattatGCACATAGGTCTGGGACACGTGCCCGGAcgtaatcaaaatttgatgatgatttatatatgtgtatatacatacatatatatatatatatatatatatatatatatatatatatatatatatatatatataatagatcaTGTAGATAATGTCGATATTGTCgatatatttttaatgtaagATGAGTGTATctaaacacacactcacaccataatatatattatggtgtgtgtgtgtgtttaaatacACTCATCTCACATTAAGAATATATCGACATTATCTACATGATTGTGTAAAGCGAGAAAGACTAAACCTCcatcaataattcatgtttgTGCCTCTTGAACAGACGAGTAGGTGACAATGATTTTACATTATGCTGTGGAGTTAAAATGCAAGGTACACGCATTGCAATGCATAAGCCATTGTAATATAATCGTTCCCTGTATATAGCCGGCGAGGAGACTCGGTAACTGGTCtcttgaagagagagagagagatagaaaagatTAGACCATATTCTGGCCAGAATCTTCGCAACATTTAGGAGAATGATTGATTGAGCTCTGAATTCTATGATCTCCAgcattatatcattaatatagCAACGCGGTGAAAAATAGCATCAGACAAAATGGCGCCGAATATCTTCAGTGGTTGATAGAATTAAGACAAGCTAGCGCGCAACGAATAAAGTAACATCGCTCTTCATAAAACATCTGATGCTAATGTAATAAGAATACACATATTAATATTATATCAAAAGTAACTCATTTTGATTAATCTGGCTTATTTTAGTAGACACTCTTGATGCAAAATCATTCAGAtaagcatagaaaaaaaaacttattgaGAGTTTATATCAAACGTCAAATTTTTCTATTCCCTGTATATCTAAGAAtgacaagaacaaacaaacaaacaaaaatgtaaggACAATGACACCTTTATAGGCAAGAACCTGTGAATGTGCAAGGTATATCCTGTAAACTaaacatacaaaacatacaaaattgtatgttTATTATATGCCATCATACTTTCATTATGAATTTTctagaaaatgatgaaataatggCTGTATTCATACACATTCATATAATACACTTCATATTTTTAAGTGTCGTTTTTTGTGAACGAATAGAATGGAGATAAATCTCAATTGAATTGAGAATTACAAGGAGATCTATTTTTGATACCGCGTTATAGAAGTCGCTTGACAGTGTATCAGTTATATGTGAGTGGGTGCGGGGGCTGTGGGTTGGGGACCGAGTGTTGGGGGCCGAGTGTTGGGGGCCGAGGGTCGGGGTTGGGCGTGGGATGGGATGGACACTGTAATGACCTCTGTCAGGTCAAATGTGGCGCCATCACTTGTACACATTCTTCAAcgtcatgtaaaaaaaaaaaaaaagagagagagagaacatgaCTTTATACTGAGAGACATCCCATCTGACAAACATATCGTTTCATTTTGTCCATGGAAAATATAAGAAGGGAGATGGGTGAGAGgtaaagagaaatgaagaaagagatggaggggagacagagagagggggtTCACACCACGACAGAACAtacaacagaaaaaacaaacaaacatacacactcgACGAGGACCGTCAATGTTTCGAGTAGATAAAAAGTGGGAGAAGCAATGTTTGGTAAACGCGCATGAATAACTCGTATAATGCGTATAACATAGCAATAATTGTCAATGCGTATCCTCTTCTACGCTGTTGGAGAGTATCGATACCCTTATCGAAAGTCACGATAGTAGCACGAGTTCCGCAGAGCACTTCATCTCATATCGCAGAAAAAAGAGGGCAGTTTCATCCAAACGATACATCATTCTAATCCAATCCCAGTTGTCTTCCTTAGATATCAAGGccaatgaaattatcattatttggcGTCCTGTAAAAGGAGAGCGCAATTTCAAGTATTATAATGCTGTAGTTTGCTAGACCGTCCTCCAGtcttgcaaaatattcatgAGTTTTTGTAGCGCAGCGAATATTAAGAATACCATTGGGAGCAAACATGGTTGGGTAAGGCGGTTGGAGACGGGAGAGTGTACGGGTAGCGTCCGCGCCATCAAGGGTCGTGAAAACTTTATCACTGAGCTATACGCTTGCATGAATTGAAGGCAAATAATAATTACTCGCAGTCAAAGGTTCTCAGAAAAGCTTGGCGGTACGAAGTTTGCCTATGAATGAGAGCGAGATATATAAACAAGCTGCCTTGTTCTTGTCGTGTGGTCATAATCTCTCACTTCTTGGGACTTTGAAGATCACGGCGATGTCAGTTCGCTTGCTTaatttacacacatacacccagcCGTTTATGAACTTAATGAATGTagatattataataattatggtcAAGACGATAATTTACTCTGGAAGGAGTGCATGATGATGGCCATTACTCTCGTGCCCGAGAGCTTTGGAAAAGAACAAAttatcatgacattttattatGTGATTATTAGGAGAGTTTTGTGTTAAAAAGATGAATAGAAGACTATTGATAAATGTCATTCGGCTAAACGCTGCTTATAACTTTAAAAAAGCATTTCGGAAAAAGGCCCGAGAAAACACGAGTCACATAGGGTATAATTGAGGAAAAACCAGGTTGTAATGTGCTTAGTGAAACATCATCCCCACGGGGGAAGTTTTTATTGAAAGCAGCTGTACACCttgtccatatatatatatatatatatatatatatatatatataaccacaACAGCAAGAAACCAACAGGTTAAGTTATGAAGCAGCCTTAAATGATTCTGAGAACAAGGTGTACACTTACTTTcaataatacacaaaaattttgtTCACGAAACATGCGCATTCAACTTATAATCGATGAACAATTTAGGGAACATTTCTGTCAATAATTATTtttggtgtatatatatatatataatgaatatataaaGCAACCCACATGAGGTGAGATCATCAAACATTATTGATTACACTTTGACGTCAATGAAGTCGCGAATGCATACGAAGACAAACAATCGAGtgtaaataataattattatgtatgcATCATTCTAACTTATTTCAGATAAGTAACGACTAGTAAGGACTTTACAAAGCGTGTGTAAACTTACGGACCACTATCTGGTATGCTGCTTTGGTGGCGGGCAACACTGCAAAGACCACGACGAAGGCTCCCAAAATATATTGTTGATTCATCGTTGTCTATCTGCCGCAGAGGGTATGTACGACAACGAGCTAAAGATCTCCAAAGCGTGTCAGTCTCCTGGATACCTTTTGCTCAAGCCTTCGGTGCAAAGTTCCTGGTATCGACACGACCTTTTCTCCCTTTCCTCTCGAAAAATCCTACCGGTCTTTACTTCACCCCCGTCGAAACATCATCGGCCGAAGAAAGTCGGTGATGTTAAGAGGCGTATAACCCGTCTGCCCCTTCGCGGACACAGCGTGCTCCTCGCCGACTACAGATGTCACTTCCCAAGGagcgggggtgggggtggggttaGGTCTAACAGCAATGAGATCATAGATCCTTCATGGCTTGCATCATGGTAATGTGCGTCGAAAGAGGGACGTGCGGGCGTACTCTAAAATGGCGCCTCCGCTGCTTTTTCACAGATAATCGCTGTAACAGTCACTACTGCTATAAGGCACTCAATATTTCAGCAACCAGCTGTCAGAAGTTCTATGCTTCAGTGACACTTTCCTCAACgaatttgcaataaaaaataaCGATAATCctgttggtttgttgttgttcttttttgttattgttgatcAGTTCCCTAGTTTCAACATTCCATTTACTTTCTAAAATGCTACCGGCGAAACATGAATACCTCTGCAGCTATGATTGAAAATAGCAGTGTATagacatttcattttaaagaaagCCGTGAAACACGTGAATATCTACCGAGACAGGACAAAACGCTAAAACGGCGTGAGGTCCTATTAAACAAAAGGAAAGCGCTGTACGGGGTAAATTCCGGCGACGAAAAAGAGGAGAAGGATCCTTTACAGTCCATGCAAGTGATCATGCGAATTATTCCAGTCACTTTCTCTCACCCCTCGTTTTCTCCTCCTCTATTTCTCACTCTCATTCctttgtctttatttcattttgttttgtcttcctTGTGTTCTTGTTTTTGGCTTCCCTTTTCCTTAGTTAACTGAAGCGTGAATGATGGGCTCCACTTATACGTAGCCTCCATATATCTCACCCCCGGCGCCTCTCCCGGGGAATCGTCACAAATCACGCTGGGGCCCGCTCGCGCTGGCGGCTCATCAATTATTCAACGCGCAATTTCGCGTCTCTCGCGCAGGGCCGCAGACGGGCATATTGATAACCATGGCTGACATATTATTCAGGAGAGGGATAAACTGATCGCTCAGCTTGGAGAAAGAAGTTACCCGTGCAGGGTTTCTACATAATGCTCGGTGAGATCCTTATCAAAATGTTGCGATGTATAATGATCGTGAATTGAAGATCAGATCCCTATACGCTCAGcattgatacattttgtaaaggTGAATGCGTGCTTGACATGGATGAGTGTCGGGATGTTTGATACAGATTATATGTACAACTACACAAAATTtaatgaaatcaaagaaataatGTGGTTTTATCATCCGGTGATGTTGTTATCAGTTACTTTGAGAAGAGTACCATGCAAGCCGCGAAAGACACGACGCTGTATGTGTGCAtagtgcgtgtgtgtatgatgatacgtatacattttgtatctgTTCTGTATGCGCATGATTATGTTTGTATGGATATGTagtatgtgtgtctgtatgtatgtctactatgtgtgtgtgagtatgtatgtgtgcatgaacgggtgtgtttgtatgcattATTTCAATTTTGCGTGTTCTTTATGATTCATCTTGTACTAAACGTATTTCCATTGTTTATACAGCATAATTTGTGAAATGTAtgctttatattttgttttagctTTTTGTTGGATGGAAGCAAACAACTACTCtgactgaattaaaaaaaaagaataccaaCGAAGCAAATCTTTGCCACATAAGCGTACACTTTAATGTTGTCGAGAGAACTATCTTAAACAGCGCCAGCTAGTGTCTGATCACGTGACACGAAATTCTGGAAAGTATCAGTGTACTTCATGTGGGTAGATATTTAtgttgataatatattttcgcTAAAATAATGTTTTCCCCtttccacaaacacacacccacacacgtacacgcacacacacacacacacacacacagacacacacacacacacaataataacCAGAACGTCACGTCTGACTTTCTTTGTGTCAGCAATAGGACCTTCCTCTCACGATGAATGCTCCATGGGCAAACCCACTCTGCATGGTGAAATAGAATGGTATTCTTTTTCAGAGGTTCAAAATGATGCAACAGAGATAACATGATGTTATAATGACTAATCAAAATAACGGGAGTTTCAAAACACCTGcgcaagtaggcctactagcaAACGAAGGACGCTTACTTGGGGACGTACCGAGGAAACGCAAGAggtttaaagaaaaagaatggcGAAATGGAGGGGCAGCTATTTAAACTGTTAGACGTTCCTTCTGCCAACATGATGTTAGCCgcacattattttctttcagattcACACAAAACGGAAGGACGGAGCACGTGGTAGTACCAATGACGAttaatacaaaatgaataaaaagctTTACTCCTCCAATCTACAACACGACATCGCTTTGTGAAAATATAGTTCCagaataatatattttttttcaaattaatcgTATTACTAATACATTCAtcctcatgtacatgtatgcatctaAGATGCATGACTGTAAAATATTAACTTATTCAACGTAACCCactataaataaaaaatacatgaagACTTATAAATGATATCTTAAAAACTtaaattacaaaatataaatttgaaatCAACTTCGATTGTCATGGTAAAACAGGCCGTAAAACACATGCATTGTGCACCACTCTATAATGAATGTTCCTCAGTCAATGTGTGTGGTAGTGGCCACATTTTTAAACGATATTTCAGTTACATTGAAAAtactaaataaaaaaacaaacgtaAATTAATGAAATGTAACGATACCATTTGGTTGTGCTGACTCTTAAAAAGATAATACGTGGCTGCTCTTTCATCAAGGTGAACATAcaatgtttgcaaaatatttttaaacAAAACTCGTTGTTCATCTCACTAAGATACATATCAAATCTatcaaatacacaaaaaaattgCGTTCTTTCGTCACACACTTTCGTCTTTCTATCACAAAAAATTTCGACATCTAATTAACACGATCGTCCACTGATGAGTCTTTTGAATGTAGTGTTTTGCTTTCCAAAACTCCACTTACATTTTTCGTCATCACCCATTgttgatgtttgtttttatttggctGATAATTCAGATTATTACATGTGCATTTCATCTGAGACAATGCACGTTTCCTATCCATTTTACATGTCCTTTTGAACTTTCTTTTGGCTCCACTTGCCATATCTCCTGATTAATGTCTTTTTCAGCAGTTGCTAAAAAAAGATTGATATCCAAATTGTTTCTTAGAAATCGAAAActtaaaacaaatcaaaagcaGCAGTATTTCCACTTCATTAGAACACTAATCATTTCGCACAGGTAATCTTAATCATCGTGAGGTAAtacaaaagtacaaaaaaagGTTGGTTGATATTAAACGCCAGTTGCATCACAGTATGTCATTATACACGCGTTCTTAACAAATATCCTTATCTTTGTATTGCACTCGTTTAAGGTACCTCTCGGATGTAGCACAAAACGAACAAATGGAAACTTTGGCTGACGCATGTGTGTCTCCCTAAACCAGTCGAATATCAtaggcctcccccccccctctctctctccccccccccctctctctctctctctctctttctctcgctctctctctctgtgcttCTGACATGCCAACTTAGcaatttgatgatgatttcttgagatgatgagaaatctcttatggaatatgaaagaacataatcattctaagaggaatttaaagcttatttgatacaaattggttttgaaatgacttagatatccaaaacaaagcgatcttgataaaaggtgggacccaccttttattagtggtgctttgttttacttttttatattttagccacgattttcatcaaatcaggtaaactttgaattcctctgagaattgtatgctctttaacatttcatgaagtggtttttaagtatctcacataaagttaaaagctgaatcctcacctcagccaATACCGTATCATCCCTTAAAACTCATGTTCAGCCTGGTATAAAGTCtatacaatgattttgattgtcaAGGACTTTCCTCCGTCGATGCTCTTGTTCCAATTGACACACTCAAAGTATTTGCTATCAATGATGTAATCAAGAATGAGTGATGTTCTTATGATTTTCAATTTTACTACAACTGAGGAAATTATGATTATCAAGGTTCTTATAACTATCATTATAACTACCAAATAACTATCATTAATTGTATCACACTAAtcaattgaaaaacaaatgatTATCGTTGCCTGAgcacgtttaaaaaaaaaaaaatagaaaatacgACAATCTGCTGATCTGACTCTATCATGCATATCATTAAAGTGTGTAATGCTTAATTTTGTACTATGTGTATATCAAATGCCTAGCCGGGTAGGTTTCGAAGTTCTTCTATAGTAATGTTGTCGAACACGAGATAGTATGGCCAATAAATGAGATTGAGTACGGTGAAAATGAGAGGGAAGGCGATCCGTGATGTCCGGTCGATGGAGTAGGGGTTGAAGCCGAACACGCACAGCTTCTCCCTTATCGACTCCGTGTACGAGCATATCGTCTCCTCCATGCAGTCGGGTTCTTCCTTCGAAACCTTCCCCTCGATGATACCGTAGTCGTCCCTGCTATTTCCGGGTCCGGCTGGTCCCGCGCCCTTTCCAGCCCGTTGGCTAATCTGCTGGGCATTCGGTGGTCGCATGCTCTTGTTCGCAGATCCGTTCTTGGCGGATCGGGAGTTCGACGCTCTTTTGTCTTCCTCGTCTTCGATATCGATAGCCTGTAATTACATGCAAGTATAAagtgatgatagtaatgatgataatgatcatgatgatgactGCAACGATGATACTACTAGTGATGCAAATCATAGTACTGtattaataatgttaataatctACTactaatcattatcatcatcataaacataaggataaAGACACAATTATTAACATAGTCGTATACCTATAgcaagactaaaaaaaaaaaatgatgcaagtAATGAGTGTGATAACACTCACTTAATTGTTGCTTGAAAGGCTGGCAACGCTACCATTTTCTGCATGGATCTATTTcctgtttttattctttttatcgAGATGTGAGACTCTATGCGCGatttctatttttattcattatttctaTTAGTTCTATTACAAATTACCGTGTGTTGTTGAGCAATGAATTCTCATTTGTCAACTATGTTCCATAGAGTGACATTACGACATTGTCTTATCCTGCGTTTATTGTATCTAGACAGAAACCGGACATTATAATACTGTTCTACCCCCTCCCACTCCTATGAAAATGGCAATAGCACATTACCTTACCACACTAACAAGGTTAATGAGATTGTCAAACATCCAAAAGAATCCAGGACTTACGACTTGGTTTTCATGTGCGGCGTCTTCTTTGGATGCACTGGCCTGTTCCTGGATCTCTTTCATTAGACCTCTTGCCTTCTGGTACCTTGGCTGATCGTAGTAGATAACCAGAACGTACTCCAGCAAAGCAGCAAACACAAACAGGTAGCACATACCTAGaggaaggaggagggggggggggggggggagtcatgTCATACACTTGGTAAGGAAGCAGACTATTTAAGAGGGTGGTAATGACACTTACTATCCTCCTTTTTAATGATGCAATAATGGGAGCAAGTTAGTTACTAATTTTGACAATATGCACAAGACAaatcttgttttcttcttttttttcatttacgaTTAGGAATTAGAGTCTAacgacaaaaaagaaaaagaaaaaaaaaaccgaaatgTAGCACTAAGGAAAAAATAACAGATTTCCCAAGCACACATGATGatgtaataattgtaataaCTATACTACTAATCGGGAATTATTGTCCATTGCCTCAtcaagagagagatagaaagaaagggagagattAGAACGAATTCAAAACATCACGGCTATGCTTATGGCATAACAAAGGTGACCACTTTGTCTTGCCTATTTATGACTTTAGTAGAATCTAACCTATTTCTGATAGGAATACTTCAATATTGATGGTACCAGGTGATGGTACTGGCTGCTAATGATGGTGACGAGATCGAGTGACAAGTGACGtcatatgatgatgatgacgaaaaTAATTATTGATTACAATAGCAGGATGAGAAGCTAGGGACAGGAAGAGGtagaaaagaagacaaaaaacaacaacaacaacctagaAATTGAGAGACAAAAAGTTTTTATAATAACATGACGAAATAAGGTCTTGAAAAGTACTTCACAAAATCTTCCATATGACCACGTCCTACCTAGGAAGAGATCGATGGCTTTCACGTAAGAGAGCTTGGGAAGAGAGTTGCCAGCGTTCCCCACCAGGGTGGTCATCGTTAGCACCGTAGTGATGCCGAGAGCGACGCGGGCGGGCACGGCGTTACGGTTAATCCAGAAAGACAGCCAAGACAGGCACGTGATCATCGACGACGGGATGTACGTCTGGATGACGTAGTAGGTGATGTCGCGACCGAGGAAGAAATCGGCCACAATGATGGAATAATTTCCGACTGATGTTTGATGAGGGAAACGTGAAACAGGGAAATATTGCAAACATAACACGGGTAATCTCAGGACATCAGCAGGATACAACACAGAAGCTATTGGAATCAtaatttcctttcctttttatGTACATATAGGTATGAATagatacataaatgaataatgaaattattatCTTATATAATTTATGCCCATGATTTaagccaactttcaaagcagtagcatcatccgtttaaaagttattagagttgaaattcaatagtgtgtaaaggatttttaagaaatgaaaaatgttgtagagaaactgctgaaaatgcacttacccatttatttcattatcccGAACTTaagaagaataatgtagaagaatagtgttttcagaaaatattaaaaacttAAGACtgacttgattgattgattgatttcactctttttttttatttattttttttttagtcctcacgtaaaacTAAGTGCATGGTGccactttttgttggttttgtgatgcagggtcacattatacaatatatattcCAAGAACTCACTCTAAGTATACTGGACGGATATTATAACTATCTGTCAtcattaaaaacagaaaaaaaatgattctgcTTACCGTAATATTGGCCTATTTTTGATCTTGTTTCACTTTCCAAAATCTTGAACTGAGGGAGTGAAATATCTGGATCGGTGTAAATCGGGCCACTATCTATCCACCGGAAGTACACGTCTTTGGTACTATAAGCATCTGCAGTAGCAAAAACGAAGCGATAACGAAAACGATGACTATAGAGATGATAAACGTTCATAACAATAGCATTCACGTTCTATCTGAGTGCCTTAAATGACAATGCAGTGCAGTATAGTCAATGTGGTCCGTTGTTATGTTTTTGAATTTGCACAAATGAAAAGGCACGAAATATTTATCTTCAGAACCTTAATAAATATTATGAGGGGTCTGTCATCATTATTTGAATATAGCTCTTATGTACTCCAAAACAGCCAGAGGTTTAATAATTTTCAGCAGATCGTTGGAGTACTCGTATAACAATGAacgttttgttcttttgttgttattgttgttgttgtaaacctttaaagaaagggaaaatacCAGACTTACAACTCTCCATTTCCAGCGAACATCTTTGCTTGTCGAAAGGAAAGTGAGACAAGTCCATGTTGCAGCTTGCCGTCACCGTCAACCTACGAAATggagaattcatacaaaacaacCTGTAGTAATCACTGACTGAAACTTGAACAATTGCGAGAGAGTAAGTCCACCACCTCGGGACCACAACATTTTACGCGTTTCGAAGAGCATTCTGTCCAGATACCTTATCGGAGATTAGTACCAAAATTATTTCTACTTATTGCCGAAAGCATTTGTTATTCTTGATTTTGTAACACAAAGTGTTGTtgtgatttttgttctttttccacAAAGGGTAGAATAAACCCTATCGAAACAAATCCTacggatgattttttttttttattgaagttGCTTTCTTGCTTAGTTTCGACATATTGTTCTCgctttctttattcattttgaaaagttATATCGTGAATTTTAACTTCAAACTATAACGATAAAGTTCAAATGATCTTTGTTCTTTACTGCGTCTTGGAACAGACCTCAAACTCTGGTTATCGGCATGACAACTCCGGGATAACGTTTATACCCTCATGTCTAAACACAACACAATGTATAGCCTCCTGGTAATAGCCTCCGGAGGACCTCACGGTAGATTTCACCCTAGACCGTCTAGGGTAGACTCGGGGTAACGTCCGGCGGACATCCTGATAGATAaacctatgaaaaaaaaaaatcatgtgacgTCACCTTGGCCAGAAATCTTGATGTTACTGCCATGGTAATGATGTGGTACGATACACACCATGTGGTATGGTCGATGGTACATAATTCTCCAAG is a window encoding:
- the LOC140235483 gene encoding gamma-aminobutyric acid receptor subunit beta-1-like; amino-acid sequence: MYVYSMGPVTEANMEYTVDMYFRQQWRDSRLTYSGIDGLALNAETLTSFWVPDIYFINEKSARYHTILYKNSLLRINPDGTMLFSTRLTVTASCNMDLSHFPFDKQRCSLEMESYAYSTKDVYFRWIDSGPIYTDPDISLPQFKILESETRSKIGQYYVGNYSIIVADFFLGRDITYYVIQTYIPSSMITCLSWLSFWINRNAVPARVALGITTVLTMTTLVGNAGNSLPKLSYVKAIDLFLGMCYLFVFAALLEYVLVIYYDQPRYQKARGLMKEIQEQASASKEDAAHENQVAIDIEDEEDKRASNSRSAKNGSANKSMRPPNAQQISQRAGKGAGPAGPGNSRDDYGIIEGKVSKEEPDCMEETICSYTESIREKLCVFGFNPYSIDRTSRIAFPLIFTVLNLIYWPYYLVFDNITIEELRNLPG